From Kaistella polysaccharea:
TGTTCACTTAATGGCGTGCCGACTTGCTCGGATTACAAAAAGTGAAAATCAGTTCAAATCGTGTTGATTAGGAGTTTACTCTACATCACTGAATTATTGTGGGCTTTTTTTATTTAACAACGGAAAAAAACGTAGTTTGCTAATCAGTAATATACGTGAAAATATAAAAGGACTTAAGAACAATTAAAATTAAAACTATACATATATGACAACAACAACTGCTATTATCATAGGCATTGTATGTCTGGCGATAGGAGCACTTTTAGGAATGATGTTTTCTAAAAGCTCATTGAATGCCAAGGCAAAATTCATCGTTGATGATGCAAAAAAAAATGCAGATAACCTTTTAGATAAAGCAACATTACAGGCAGAATCCATTAAGAAAGAAAAGCATTTGCAGGCAAAGGAAAAGTTCATGGAACTTAAATCCCAGCACGACGCGGATATCCAGGTGAGAGAGAAAAAGATGCAGGATTCGGAAAAAAGAATCAAAGATAAAGAGCAAAAACTCAATGATGAATTGAGTAAAACGGGTAAACTGGAGAAAGATTTAGATCGGCAGATTGCCGACTACGGTAAGAAGCTCGAAATTATTGAAAGAAAACAACAGGAATTAGACACAGTTACTGCTCAAAAAGTAGAAATCTTGGAGAGAATTTCTGGATATTCAGCAGAAGATGCTAAAAATGAATTGGTAGAAGCCTTAAAAGCGGAAGCCAAAACAAAAGCACAGGCTCATGTTCAAAATATAATGGCAGAAGCGCAGCTTAATGCGAAGCAGGAAGCCAAAAAGATTGTTATCCAAACCATTCAGAGAATTGGGACTGAACAAGCGATTGAAAATTCAGTATCCGTATTTAATATTGAATCTGATGAGGTAAAAGGAAGAATTATTGGTAGAGAAGGACGAAATATACGTGCATTAGAAGCGGCAACAGGTGTGGAAATTATTGTTGATGATACGCCAGAAGCAATTTTGCTTTCCTGCTTTGATCCTGTTCGAAGAGAAATCGCAAGGCTTTCCCTTCACCGATTGGTGACCGACGGTAGAATTCACCCGGCAAGAATTGAAGAAGTTGTTGACAAAACCAAAAGACAGATTGAAGAAGAGATCATCGAAGTTGGTAAAAGAACAGTAATTGATTTAGGCGTACACGGATTACACCCCGAATTGGTGAAAATCGTTGGTAGAATGAAATACAGATCTTCCTACGGCCAAAATTTATTGCAACACTCCCGAGAAGTTGCCAACATCGCGGCGACCATGGCGGCAGAATTAGGACTAAACGTAAAACTGGCGAAAAGAGCAGGTTTATTACATGATATAGGAAAAGTACCAGAACAGGAATCCGAATTGCCTCACGCGCTCTTAGGAATGCAGTGGGCGGAGAAATATGGTGAAAATGCAGAAGTAATTAATGCCATTGGAGCTCACCATGATGAAGTAGAAATGACTTCTTTACTATCCCCAATTATTCAGGTGGCTGATGCAATTTCTGGAGCGAGACCAGGTGCCAGAAGACAGGTTTTGGAATCCTATATTCAAAGGTTAAAAGATCTGGAAGCTGCAGCTTTAAGTTTTGACGGCGTTTCCAGCGCTTACGCAATTCAGGCGGGAAGAGAACTTCGTGTGATGGTAGAAAGTGGAAAAGTAACTGACGATCAGTCTGCGCAACTTTCTTATGATATTTCCGAAAAAATTCAAAATGAGTTAACCTATCCAGGCCAAGTTCGTGTCACGGTTATTCGCGAAACGAGATCTGTAAATATTGCGAGATAAAACGAGTAATTTTACATCAATAATCAACTCCTTTCAGCAATGAAAGGAGTTTTATTTTTAGCGGAATTTAAGGCAATAATTTACATTTGAAAATATATTTCTAAAGATCCTACATGAAAGGTTTCATTTCATCTTCAATCTTTTTACGTAGATCCATAAGCTTTATCGCATATTTTTCCATTTGCTTATCTTGTTCTGTAGTTGGAATAAAGGTGGGAACTTCTACAGAATTTCCTTCATCATCAACCGCTACAAATACGATGATGCAGTGTGTTTTCTTTTCAAAATCTTTTCTTTTGATATTTCGGGAAAAAACATTAATCGCAATATGCATACTTGTTTTTCCTGTATATATCACCTCGGCTTCTACTTTTACAATATGACCAATTTTAATGGGAGAATAAAACCGAATTCCACCGACATAAACGGTGACACAGTAACTGGAACTCCACGAACTTGCACATGCATAACCTGCCTGATCAATCCATTTCATAACACTTCCGCCATGAACGTTGCCGCCATAATTCACATCACTGGGCTCGGAAATAAACTGAAAAACGGTCTTACTATTCATTTTTATCATTTAAGATTTAAAAATAAGCTTTTTTAAATAAAAGCTTGACAGCCGTCATTCCACAAAAAGTATTTCGAAGGAGAATTTATAATGACCATTAATATTTTGAAAATCAAACTTTTGTAATCATTATACCACCTTTAACTATTCTTAACACTTGTACTGCACGAAATTTGATAAGTATTAGGCGCTTAAGGAAGTCTTAAGTTACTATCAATTAACATTAAAAATTTAAACATGGGATTAGGATCATTTCTAAAAAATGTAGGTGAAAAAATCTTTGGTGGAGGAGAAACTCCAGCAGAACAGGCTCAAAAAGTAAAAGATCATGTAGCGAATTATGGTTTTGATACTTCCGGTATCACGTTTTCTGTAGCCGATGACAAAGTAACGATAAGTGGTGAAGCCAAAAACTGGGAAGAAAAAGGTAAAATTTATGTAGCCGCGGGAAATGTAAAAGGTATTGAAGGCGTTACAGATCAGATGACTGTAAAAGCAGCACCTGCTGCAACTACTCAGGCAGCACCTGTTAATCAACCGAAATACCACACCGTAGAAAGTGGAGACACGCTTTCTAAAATAGCAAAGGAGGTGTATGGTGACGCAAACGCATATAATAGAATTTTTGAAGCAAATAAACCAATGCTTTCTGATCCTGATAAAATTTATCCGGGACAGGTTTTGGTTATTCCTCAATAATATAATTAAGATATTTATTCTTAGAATTCGGCTCTTTTAGTGTCGAATTTTTTATGTTTGTAGATATGAAAAAAGTATTTTATCTAAAGACGTGTGGAACCTGCACCAAAATTTTGTCGAAATTTGATTTAAGTGATTGGGAACTTCGGGAGATTAAAAGTTTACCGGTAACCGAAGAAGAATTAGATGAAATGTACATGAAATCCAAATCGTACGAAACACTTTTCAGCAGACGATCTACCCAAATAAAAGCACGCAATATCAATGTTAAATCTTTAAAGGAAATTGATTTTAAGAAGTTGATACTGGAACATTATTCCTTTTTAAAAAGGCCAGTTTTCTTAACAGATTCAGAAATCTTTATCGGAAATGAAAATGGAAATATAAAAGATTTAGAACATTTTTTCAATATAAATGATTAAAATATTTTTTATTTTCCTGTTTTCGGGGGCGCTTTCTGCGCAAGTTGTTTACAAAACGCCGTCAGGCACTAAATATCACCTGTCAAATTGTAGAATGGTGAAAAATGTCTCTTCAACTTTACCCTTAGAGAAAGCACTTCGCGTTGGATTGGCTCCTTGCAAAATTTGTCGTCCACCGTTTCGGCAAACTTTCGGGATCGTGTCGAAACCTAAAAAGACCGCAGGAATTAATTCCGCGAACCGCTGTTTCGGGAAGACTAAAACCGGCACGCGATGTAAAAGAAATACTCGAATTGGAAATAACTTCTGTTTCCAACATTTGCCAAAATAAAAACCGCCTTATCATGGAACTGACAAGGCGGTTTTATATTATTTTTTAAACTTACGTTCCAGTAAATTATAAACTCCGATACTCACGATAGCTCCTAAAAGATAGTAACCCGTAGTCATCCACTTTTTCTGATCGGTATCTGTCGCTTTATTATTTCCTAAAAGTTGATCAGCTAAACCGATTGTTCCCGCTGCGCCCAGAAGCCCTGTTCCTAAAGTTTTGGTGATGATTTGCGACGTATTGGTAGAAGTCGCTAACGTCGAAAACAAGAGCGCATTTGATAAAATATTTCCTCCCATCGCAGCGGCATAAACCTGCTCTTCGTCTGAGGCGCTAATATCTATTTTTTCCAAAGAATCTTCAATTGCTTTTTCACCAACTTGATCAAGGTTGGGCGCACCTTTCATATTTTTTTTGAAAATCTGATGAACGGCGGTTAGCGCTAAAGATCCCGCTAAACCGGCTATACTTCTGTTAATAAATGACATAATTTTTACTTTTTTAATTGAATCAGAAA
This genomic window contains:
- a CDS encoding arsenate reductase family protein, whose amino-acid sequence is MKKVFYLKTCGTCTKILSKFDLSDWELREIKSLPVTEEELDEMYMKSKSYETLFSRRSTQIKARNINVKSLKEIDFKKLILEHYSFLKRPVFLTDSEIFIGNENGNIKDLEHFFNIND
- a CDS encoding acyl-CoA thioesterase; the protein is MNSKTVFQFISEPSDVNYGGNVHGGSVMKWIDQAGYACASSWSSSYCVTVYVGGIRFYSPIKIGHIVKVEAEVIYTGKTSMHIAINVFSRNIKRKDFEKKTHCIIVFVAVDDEGNSVEVPTFIPTTEQDKQMEKYAIKLMDLRKKIEDEMKPFM
- the rny gene encoding ribonuclease Y, which produces MTTTTAIIIGIVCLAIGALLGMMFSKSSLNAKAKFIVDDAKKNADNLLDKATLQAESIKKEKHLQAKEKFMELKSQHDADIQVREKKMQDSEKRIKDKEQKLNDELSKTGKLEKDLDRQIADYGKKLEIIERKQQELDTVTAQKVEILERISGYSAEDAKNELVEALKAEAKTKAQAHVQNIMAEAQLNAKQEAKKIVIQTIQRIGTEQAIENSVSVFNIESDEVKGRIIGREGRNIRALEAATGVEIIVDDTPEAILLSCFDPVRREIARLSLHRLVTDGRIHPARIEEVVDKTKRQIEEEIIEVGKRTVIDLGVHGLHPELVKIVGRMKYRSSYGQNLLQHSREVANIAATMAAELGLNVKLAKRAGLLHDIGKVPEQESELPHALLGMQWAEKYGENAEVINAIGAHHDEVEMTSLLSPIIQVADAISGARPGARRQVLESYIQRLKDLEAAALSFDGVSSAYAIQAGRELRVMVESGKVTDDQSAQLSYDISEKIQNELTYPGQVRVTVIRETRSVNIAR
- the lysM gene encoding peptidoglycan-binding protein LysM — translated: MGLGSFLKNVGEKIFGGGETPAEQAQKVKDHVANYGFDTSGITFSVADDKVTISGEAKNWEEKGKIYVAAGNVKGIEGVTDQMTVKAAPAATTQAAPVNQPKYHTVESGDTLSKIAKEVYGDANAYNRIFEANKPMLSDPDKIYPGQVLVIPQ